In Lolium rigidum isolate FL_2022 chromosome 3, APGP_CSIRO_Lrig_0.1, whole genome shotgun sequence, the genomic window GTCTTACTTTTatctagatacatatgtatctaaacacattttagttatagatacattctTATATAGATAAAGTTGAGATACCTAAAAAAAATTAGATGGAGGTAGTACATAAAGTTGGTGTGAATGTGAATGATCTCCTTCATGAAAGAGATGGATAGTCTTCTTCTATAACTCAAAAATAACCAAGAGGTGGAAAGGAGAGCCAACTTTCTTTCTGTATTACAAGAAACCTTGAGTTCTCATCCTAAAAGCGCAAGATCTAtatcattaattaagaagatatGTTGATACAatccttaacaaaaaaaaaactagcagtAACATCAGCCAACGACTGTTTCGTAGCAACAAGAACAGGCGCTACCTCGGATCCATCCGCCCCCCACCGCCCAGCCAGTCATCCGAGCGATACCAACGACTAATCCATTATCACATCTCAACGACTGTACAAAGATTTTTGGGTAACAGAGACCGCCCAGGCTAAGCTGGAAACAGATGGAACTATTCAAAAATGCACTCTTAAATACAGCAAAGGTGTCCCAGAGGTAACAACATAACATGCTCGTCAAAATCCCACAGAATTGAAGCAATGGTACAGATACCATTGGCGATTATAGCTAAAAACTGGGAATGCTAGTTGATGGTTCACAAGCAGAAAGTGCTAAGGTTCGGTTCCAATCCACAGAACACGTTCCTTCTCTTTTTTTGGTAATAACAATACAGAGGGCGGTGATCTAATAGTTCGGGTCACCCCGCCCACGGCCAGGACCCATTCGTCCACGGCCCCTCACATATCCCCTGCCACCTGGGCCACCTGGTCCCCCTCCAGCTCGGCCACCACGCTCGTATCCTGGGCCTGTAATGTCAGGTTCCACAATTATATGTTTAAAGGATTGTAATGCAACATGACAGCTTAACCCACAACACTAGATGAACTGTCAAAGCAAACAGAGAACATTTACAATGGTCATCGTTTCTCTAAAGCACATGCCAGTCATATTTGCATAACGTGATTGCAATACAAGCTCTTGATAAATGATCAATACACATTACATGGACTAAGAAGGCAGGTCAGGACTTGACACAAAGAAATAAGTATACACTGAAGAAATTATTCTTAGTTAAGCAACATGTGTATAACTCCTGTTCAGAATGTGTTCATCCCACAATGCACATGTGAGTGAGAAAGAAAGTAAAGCAAAATCAGTTAGCTGCTCTAAAGGAGTGAAATCTTATTATCACTACCACTGACCAAACCAAAACCCTACAGTTGTATTTAGCATCTCTTCATGAACTTGCTGACTAGCAAGTTCAAAAGAATACTGTTCACCACAGTTCTGGCCTATGAGAGGCATCAATCAGCGACACGAATTATTGTTGCTTAGATTTGTAATGAGTTGAATGCACAAGGTAGGTGGGAACCAACGTAAAGTTTCATTTTGCGTGAATAGAATGTATGTTGCTAATATTATACATACCGCCGTAGCCCCAGTTGCCTCTTCCTCGCCcgcccccgccaccgccaccacggccTCTGTTCTGGTTGTAGTTCCAGCCACCGTTGTCTGACAAAGACAAGTGGTTAGAGCAAAAAGTTGTATACAATCTTCGGGAAACAAGCAAGAAAGAATCCAAAAAATATCAACTGAATCAATAGAGATGCAAACTTCTTCTGTAAGTATCATCATCATAAATACTTCATGGACGGTATTAAAACTTCAATAACAGTAGAACAAAAAATATATACGATAGAACTTACCATATCCTCCATATCCACCTTGGTCGTAACCATACCCGCCTCCATAGCCACCTTGGTTGTGGCCATAACCTCCCTGGTTGCCATACCCACCTTGGTTGTGGCCGTAACCTCCCTGGTTGCCATACCCACCTTGGTTGTGACCGTAACCTCCCTGGTTGCCATATCCACCATAACCTCCTTGGTTGTTATCATACCCACCATAACCTCCACCATACGCTCCCCTACCACCCCAGCCCCTTCCTCTCCCTCTGCCTCTTCCACGTCCACGTCCATATGAATCTTCAATATATACAGAACAAGTTAGCAATCAAATCAGTCACATAAACAAACTACATCTAGTAATTTTATGTTCACCTGTTTGAACTTGATTCTGTCTTGGCTGGTGCTGTTGTTGTTGATATTGCTGAACCTGCTGGTACCTTGGTTTATGCGGCTCTGCATGCGATGGAGCTTGATACCTACAGAAGACAATAATATCACATAAATGACTGTGTTTGAATATTCATATGATCAAGTTAGTACATCTTAAGATGCTACAAAATGAATCCTGTAAAGAAAGCAAGTCAAACAGAATACCCGGGTGAGTTCGTGTCGAGCTCCTTAGGTGACAAGGAGATTGATATCATTGAAACATGACGAGTCATCTCCAATCTGGCAGAACCCAGAAGATATATAAGTAAAGCAGACCAAGAGGGTAACCCAGTGATATACAAAGTTTTGTTAAGAACTTAACGGTACAAGGCCTTCCTCAATGGGTTCCCATACATCAGTAATACTGATTGAACTGATTGTGGTATCTTGATGCAACCCAGGGATCCTTTTCTGCAGTAAGATGGACCTCGTCAGTCTTCGGAAGTCTAAGTAATGGTATAAAAAAGAGCTAAGAACAGACCAACCTTTATGATCTCAGTAATAGCCACTGTCTTGCTGATAGCTTGTCCCATAGCCTTCAGCACAATTTCTTTCACACGTTTTTCCTGTTTTGAACAACTTATAAGATTGATACCATGCATAACAGTACATATGATTCAGGTACAAATTGCATCACATATGACAGAAGAATGACCATATCCCAGCAAAATTAGCATAGCAGGTCACGGTTGCACAAGGGTGGAACCATGATATTGATGAAGGTTGAAAACTTTATAGTGCCACCCCCCAAATTTGTGGCAATTGTTACAAACTAAACGGAATCCAGGATATGGTACACACCTCCAAGCTAAAGAGGGTTAACTTGTGGAAATGACAATGACCGGTAGCCACTGGAAAAATGCAAAACAGGATTGCCTGGTGGCAGCATTACAAATTTACAATGATGTGATGATATTGGCTAGGTGCATGAAAAGGGCAGGAGGAAAACCAACTTGACACGACAGACAGGGCAGGAAACTCATTTATATGTTGGTTTCGATCTCAGTTCCTCTATTGGACATTGGATCCACAACAAATGGATCACACCAAGAGAATTCCAGCCTTTCGCCAATTTAACGTTTTATACATCCGGACTGTGGACTCATGTGACAACCCAATAATAAAAATTGAAGCCTCGCTCATTAAAATGTGAGCTAAGGATTACACTGCCTATGCAGTAAAAAACAACGATTCCCAATTTGCACTCATGAGAAATGGACACAGAATTTGTTATATTGTGGACAAACAATCTGTAACCAGGATGCTGCAGATCGATAACAAAAGTCCCTTATATCAAAGAGCGTATGCAAAGACCATTAAATCTTCAGATTAGCTAGAGCCTTGGTTCGTCCCTGTACAATACACATACCAAAATTACCACCTGACATCCAAAAGCTATGTAAAATACTACCTCCCGCATCACTCACTGCGTTCAGACAACAGAATACTATGCAATGTCCTTTTTTGGTCATTACCAGCTACCATAGATGCAATGTATTGCAAAGGGGGCAAATACCCTGGCCTACAAGCTAACTGGAAAAACATGGAATTGCCGCACCAAATCTGACAGACAGATGCAAATTGCAAAACTACGCGCCGTTGCCATATCAGATACTGTCCATAAGCAGCTGAACGGCACACCATGCGCCAAATCAACGATTGTGTCCGGTACAGGGTGGGGCTTAGCAGGGCATTCATCCCAAATATTGCCGTTTCTGGACGTGCCGCGGCGAGATCCAGCCAAGCCAAGGATGCCGCGCGTGTGCGAGGATTCCCCCTTCGGGCGCGAGCTAAGCGGGGGGCGGTGGCTACGGGGGTGGTACCTGGAGGAGGGAGGTTGCGTAGGTGACGTAGTTGCGGATGAGGCCCTGTGTGGTGATACGGATCTCGTTCTCGCTGATGGCGGCGGCCTCGGGCCGCGGCTTCTCGACCCGCTGGTACCGAtccatggcggcgcggcggcggcggcggcggcggcgtttgaTGTGCTGGTGCtgatggggatgggaggggaaggGGAGTGCGTGCTGGCAGTGAGAAAAACCCTAGAAATAGGGGAGGTGGGAGTTAGGGTTTAACGGCATCCGGGTGTGGCGGCGCACGGATGGATGGGCGATCTCGTGCACCCTGTACTTCTAGATTCGCACTTTTTGCTTCCTTTTTCTGACGCCTGAATATTGCTTCAGGATAATGATCTGACAGGAGACAGAAATATAAGCTCATCTTTTACATGCTCTATAAATAACTGAATTGCCAATTATATCCTCCTATAAAACTGGATTATATGCATTCTTCTCTCACATTTCTTGTTCGGCAATCCTACGATGAGCTCAATTGTATTTTGGATATCTATCTCATGTCTAGcatgttttttttctattttccatcATATGTTTTCGTTGCGATATTGGATATAGCACCTTATGTTTACATGACATGATTTCTTATTGGATGCATACTGATGCCCATGCTCTTTCGGCACAGGTCGGTCAACACAGAAAGTTATTTCTTTTCCTTTCCGTGTGCATTATGTTTTAGTTTTTCCCTTCCTTGTATTtcatcttttttattttcttttccatCTTTCTTCTTTCATACTTTATTCTTTATTTCTATGTTTGTTTTATTTCCCATATTTCCTTCTTTTGTTGTCCTTCCTTTTTTATTGTTCTAGTTCTACATTATTTATTTATTCCAGTCTCCTAATCCATGTcacattatttatattttttgttttccctttttctttttttaacaTGCATGCATGACTATTGTATGGTTTATTTTTTAACAGGAAGATGTTTCTAATAATCACAAAGTACTTTATTTAACTATATGGAATTTTCTTTTATTATGTATGAATTAGTTTCATAATAAATTTTATTTAACTAATATTACTTATATAATTGAAAGTTcaaagatggtaaacctagaggggtgaataggtttttacaagttttaattctttctttgcaatatttacggaatataaagatgagcctatgatgacccacaagtataggggatcgcaacagtcttcgcgggaagtaaaacccaatttattgattcgacacaaggggagacaaagaatacttgaaagccttaacagcagagttgtcaattcagctgcaattggaaacagacttgctcgcaagagtttatcaagatgGTCATGCTTTATAGCNNNNNNNNNNNNNNNNNNNNNNNNNNNNNNNNNNNNNNNNNNNNNNNNNNNNNNNNNNNNNNNNNNNNNNNNNNNNNNNNNNNNNNNNNNNNNNNNNNNNaatacacaaattagaggcaaaacaatagcaaaagtgttcgggaaagtagatacgttttggacgtatcagcctaatacaaactaggtgaggcaccctggATGATAATACAAGtatctcaagcacgaaggctctcacaggatatatatagcacaagtaaagagttcggttagtgATAACcgacacgcggagacgaagatgtattctcgtgttctcttcctttgcaaaaaggtacgtcacgtttggagaggtggggatcccatgAAGGATTTTCCAACGCCactaaggctcaccttcttctccgagcctatctcacgaaggaataactctttcacttgtggtagactttgagacagcctccaaaccttcacactcttgtcaggagcaaatccatagcccggatgcttccgggggctTTTGTCCACCTAGagtttccaagaaaccctagagagcaGGTATCTCGAAGAATACAAGGGGGGACAAGATTTGGCTCCGTGGAACTATAAATCAAGATCTCCTCTAACTTTTCCCCGGATGGATTTAAGtttgggtgaaggaggaggaagatctgaggcttttggtgtttctaacaatggagtatgagagagagagagctcacgaacaagttgtagtgtagtgcctaaccttTCTGagctaggagaaggggtatatatagcttCACTTGAAATCCAACCGTTGGGGACTTGTCCAGCTCAGCAGtatgtcgaggaggccggtctgcCAGGCTAGGCGCCGGATTGGCCGGTGGCACGCCCAGTGCCGCCGCCCGCCGGGTCACAGACCGGGCCGGCCGACAGCCGCTGGGCCTGGCGCCGGGCTTTCACCGAGAAGGCGTCCCAACTTACTGGAAGTGCCCCGGTGTGCATTGGCGCAGGGGCCAGCATTCGCCGGGTGCTCCGGTGCACAGGCCAGCATCGCCGAGCCAGGCGCCGGGCCAGCCAGCAGAAACCGGATGCTGGAACCGGGCGTGAGGTGCTGAGTTCCTGGAGTATGCCCGGTGTGCATCGGTGCCAGGGTCGGTTTGCGCCGGACCAGCCGGGGCAGCACCCGGTGCCGCTGGACTAGGCGCCAGCTAGAGGGAAAAGCTGGTGTTCcctttttcatcgaagtgggggtctcccttcacctccttgttccattgatacaccattatacatGTTGGACTAATACCTGAGAAtaatcttgtaggcatgtattagtccgaTTGCTCTAGCtactgtcattgttaccaaaataatggataagggtaaaataccctcacaataattaatttatatttttgcaaagtatataattttttttttgtgatatTTGGACATTTTTTAAACACGTCAATATTCAATTTGATATACAAGAACATTTATTTGAACACACGCAAACAATTCTTTTCTGCAACAAGCACTTTCCTTATATATCTGAAAGTAAATAGAATTTTGAAATTCATAAAAATGTAAATTTTTAGGCATACCGACATGCGGGCCATGTGGAATCCCTTCAAGCCCTAGGGCACTCTCTCACATTGTCGGGTCAAATTCTCTCAACGGGCTCTGAATAATCCAAATGTCTTGAAATGCCTCACGGCGATGATGACTGAAATGAACTTGACACTTGGTTTAACAACTGTTAATAAGCATGTAAAATCCCTAAAAAGGTATGTAAAATCCCTAAAAAGGTTGAAGCACTTTGCGCCTAGAGTCGTCTGAAACTATTTCCAATTTTAAGACATCGAGGAGGGGTCATAGGCTCATAGGCACAGAGATACGTCGTCGTTGATGTAGATCGTCATTTACATGCATATTGTGAAAACATAATAGTGATTTCATCACATTTTAAAGGGTCACTATGATTAATGCATAAGTAGGAAAAAACGTGAGTTTGGGGCTATGTTCTTTCAAATCCTAAGATTAGGAAACTTTTGGAATATGCATCCAAAATATTTGGCATAGCATGAAAAACAAAGAAATTGTACAAATAGTTTGAGTGGATAAAAATTCTTCTCATACATGTTGCAATGAAGCCGTTTGAAAAAAACGAAAAAGGCGTATAGATAGGAAAAAGTCCTAATATTGAACATAGAAAAAGTTCCTAACAACGTATGTAGGAAAACATGTCAATGATCAAATCTGCTAAATTCTTATGAAATTCCTTTGAATTGAAGGAAATCAGACACACATTCTACTCACTTTTGATTAGTGTGAGCCGTGGAGTTTTTGGAGACCATTTTttcatcaaattttattttattCTTATCTTGTTTGAGATTTATTATTTTTGCTTATTCTTGTAACTGGGATCCCTTGGCCATTCTCCGAGCCATAGctggaagaaaaaaaaacatataataAAGACTCAATTCGTATGAACTTGCCGACGAAAGGTCCATATGGATATGGCCCTATGTAGCTTCACGGGCCTATACGCCGATTTGGTCGGTAGGTGCCATGCGCCACACACCCCAGGCGGGGTGTTGGGCCGGCCAAGTGTTTTTTCTTTTCCCTGTttctttcctttttatatttgttTTTTTGCATCTCTTTTACATTTGAACATTATTCAAATTGAACATTTTATGAATCTTATTTTCTTTAAATTTGGACATTATCAAAttgtgaaaaaaaatcaaaatcataGTCAAAATCTTTCTTAAATATGGACATTTTCGAATATGGGCATTTAAAAAATATGAATACTTTTCAAATATGATTTTTTTCAATGtcaacatttttcagatttgatttttttttaaaaattcagatttttcaaaattagaataattattaaatttAAATAATTTCAAATTTAGACATTTTGCAAATTTAAACCATTGTTAATCTTATTTTTTTGAAtcttaataaataaataaaataaagaacaacgaaaaaaggaaacagaaaaacaaacaaaaaatagaaaacagaagcgaaaaaacaaatgaaaaaaaagatAAATGGGCCAGGCCCTTCACCCATGCGGGGGTGTACCCATGCGGGGGTGTTCGGCGCTTGGTAGCCACCTACCAGTGCTCATGTAGGATCGTTCCAGTCTTCCAGAGTTTccgtggcggcgccggcggcaggcTGGAGTGGGCTCCTCCGAAGCCTTCGCGGAGCACTGGCATATCGCGAACcgcaagagcatctccagtcgcgtcccccaaagcgtcccccaaagggatttggggcgcgccggacaaaaaaagcgttccagccgcgtcccccaaagcccattcttgtccggcgcggcccgatacggtgtccgacgtcccgagtccgtccccgtcccacaggggacgctccggggacgccggacacaacgaatagcaggcgggctcccacatgtcggcgactatttgcataaaccgttggttcgcgcctctttctcgtcgctccttccttcccgcgcctcccaccccacgccgccgccggatttcccggccgtttgggcgtccgatctctcgccgagagtcggcaccgttgtcgcggtcggggctcccgccggtcgtcgccgccgccgcgcgtcgcCGGCGTCCCgagacgcgccgtcaaatccgccccacctccgcgcacgtaaggtgctcgacgacttgccgggtaggcacgattggccgctgtttgttgcgtcgtccgcctcggcgcaattttaaccattgattttgctttagccatggacaacgacgatgagatggttgcctcgCCGTCGGAGGACGAGCaggcgttcgacgacgacctgcgggagcatttgccgatcatcgcgtccctccaggacatgcttgacgccgaggcggagaagaggaagaggccgcgccgcggaggatcaaggccgggaagaaggaagtcgaagccccggcgaggatggaggggcatgccatgctgcacaacgactacttcgccgacggggcaacacatgccgacaattttcggcgccggtacaggatgagcaagggtccgTTCataaatatcctccacggcgttcgagagttcgaccctacttcaagctcaaggtcgacgccgtaggcgttctcgggttctcgtccattcggaagtgcaccgccgccatgaggatgcttgcatacggagcacctcgccgatacacaggacgactaccttcgcatgagtgagtctaccgccattgagtgcatgtacaagttttgccgagctgtggtgagaaagtttggcaaatactacttgagagggccaaccgaggaagagactcgcaaggatcatggcacaaaatgctgccggaggatttcctggaatgcttgaaagcatcgattgcatgcactcgggcatggaagaactgcccgtttgcttggcaaggtatatacaaagggcgtcatggatattgcagtgtggtgcttgaagccagTGGCGGATTATGActcgtggatttggcattctttctttggcatggcgggatcacacaatgacatcaacgtgttgcagcggtctctcgGTGTTCGAgcggactagtggaagggcatgctccaccatgcaactatgagatcaatggccaccaatataccaaaggctattatctagccgatggtatatatccaaaatgggccacttttgtcaaaacaatctcgaatccatcgagtctgaagaattctcactttgctacacgacaggaggcttgcagggaaggatgtcgagcgggcatttggtgtgcttcaagcacaatttgccattgtccggcacctgctctaagctggtctcacgaccaaatgtgggaggtgatgcgagcttgtgtgatcatgcacaacatgatcatcgaggatgaccgcaagaatcatgttaggtcacatgttggtccctatgagtgtcaaggccctctcgcggaggttgatcatgagttgcccgcAGATTTTGctcgattttctcgccatgcacgcagagatccgtgacgacaatgtgcatgagcaactttaagctgatctcgttgagcatttgtggaggatcaaaggaaataccgtggcaccttgatgtagcatctagccctatttattatatttgattacttgttttattgtttgttgtaatttaatttgaaaacaatcctcgcaaagatttttattcatatgctacatttgatataaatggtttatgtgttaaaaaaattattttaaatgtttggggcggcgtttggggacgcgtACGTGaggcgacgtccccaaacgctgtgactgaacaaaacacgtcccccaaacgctcaatccggcgcggtttgggggacgctttgggggacgtggctggagatgctctaataaagcCATTTCGAACCAGGCCTAGCTGGGTGCGCGCTAGCGTTCGTTCGTTTGTGGCGTTCGTCGGGTGCGGAGGACGATCATCTGCTCTGTCTCCTCCATGTCTCTCTCAGCGTTGCATAGCACTGTATAGTGTATAGTATAGTCTGTAGACATTTTGCTTGGCTTACAGCGAAGGCGAAGGAAATCGATGGTACGGTGGACCGCGAGTCGGGGTCGGGGAAGACCGTGACGGCCGAGGTGCGGACCAGCCTCCCGGATGTTCGTCCCCAAGAAGCAGGTGCGCGTCGCCTTCAACTTTTCAGGGGATGGAGGAAGACATGTCGTGTCATTTTCTCACTGATTCGCCTCGTATTTTGCATACTTATGATCTGCCTATTCCAAGGATCGGATGAGGTTGTTGCGAGGATAGAAGTGAAGACAATGCCCGGTGCACTGAATCTGAACGAACAATGCGAACGTGTAAGCAGTTTTTTTTTCTGCCGAAAGCTTGTCGAGCTGAGCTGATCGCCTCCACCCCCATGTCGAGCTGAGCTCATCGCCTCGTCATTTCATCATACTGTACATTTTTCATCCGAACTCTGAACTAATCATCGAAATGAAAACATTTGTTCAGTGATTAATTTTGATCTTCTTAAGTTTTGTGTACCTTACAATTATACGCGATCTGCACATACGTACATCTCCATATCAGTATACTGTTCGATCGACAGATCATTGCCAGATTTCTTCATTCACGTGCCCTTGTTtggcgcggcggcgacgacgccgtCGTTGCCGGCGAGGGCCCTGTACTTGTCCTTCCTGGTGAAGCCGGTGCACTCGTAGGAGAGCGCGGAGGCGATGAGCCTCTGCACGtggttggccacctcgtggctggacttcccgccgccgccgcacgtgtGCTCGGCCGGCAGCTTGTCGAGGAACGTGACGGTGTACTGCGGGCTCGGgttcatgaagaagaagaaggggtccATCGCCTTCCACCCCCTCGCCGTGTTGCCGTGGAACATGCTCGTCCGGCACTCCGTCGCCACGGGCACgatgtcgtcggtgagctccgcgAAGAGCGCCGAGAACCGCAGCAGGAAGGGCTCCCGGCACGTGGTGCCCTCGGGGCACACGGCGACGTCGCCCCCCGCGAGCAGCCgcttgatggcggcggcgtcggtggcgCGGTCGCGGGTCAGCCGGACGGTGCGGATGGGCGAGAGGATCTCGGAGAGGCGGGAGAGCGAGTAGGTGACCACGGACACGGGGCGGCGCAGCGCCACGGAGAGGAACACCGGGTCCACCAGCGTGCGGTGGGAGCAGGCGTACAGCGCGCCCGTGCGGCCCGAGGCGAGCACCGGCCGCGGCGGGGGCGCGCCGCGCACCGTGATGCGCACGCCCAGGACGCGGTAGACGTGGTACTGCCACGGCATCGGGACGAGCGACCCCGCGGCGACGCGGACGAGGGAGAGGAGGAAGCCGACGGGAAACCACGCCACGGCGATCAGCGCGGCGAGAGGGGTCGGGCGCTGGACGAGTCGCCCGTCGTGGAAGACCACCGGCTTCGGCAGCTTGTCCGCACCCACGGCGTCCACCGGCGTTCCTGGCACCAGGTACGCCTCCTGCATATATGTTGCCACGCACAGTATAGTATTCATTCAACAGTGATGCAGAGTGTAGACAACAATGGCTACTGTTACCGAAAATCCATTTTAACTCATAGGTGCAGATGCATCAAAATTAACTTTATGAGATCTGGTCCACCGCAGCAATTGACACTCATTACTCCGTAGTATAGTATTCAGTCAACAGTGGTGTAGAGTGTAGACAAGAATGTCTACTAGTATGTGAAATTCATTTTGCCCTGTAGATGGAAAATAATGTCCACATATTTATTCCCATGGACCAATTCCAGCAGTTGACACTTGGACATAAAAGAGAAGATATTATGATTTGTTGCCTATTTTTAGCCATGTATGCCACGTGCCAACTGCTGTAGTTGGTCCACCGATATGAATTTGTAGACCGGTTTCATAAATTTATTTTCCTGGATGCACCCACTGcctgaaaaaatatattttaaaatatctaaaaTCTCCGAAACAATATCATGGTGCACTTCTAGGACATTCTATGCCTCACACATGAAGTTTCGGGAAAAAATGTTATATTTCTTGGCATGGCATGTGCAAAAAAGGACCTCTGACGCACCAAAATAGTATTTGACGAGATTTTTTTTTATATAGAACACACAAAATGTTTTGTTTGCAAAACTTTTACGAGCTAACATAGAATATCCGGATGTACACTGAGCATTTTTTttacaatttttaatttttttaaaatggaTTTAAAATATGTGGATCTACACCATGTCCAATACTAGTACGTACTCTATTCCTCCATAGATAAGTGTATCCTTCTATGTGGGTCTAAGggggtggtgttttggcacatgagagcatatgctctctttattttaaaatgcatgttacatgcattttgaaattttaaaaaattgaaacaaaaaatttcatcttcacgtgctacgtgctcacaaatttGTTTCATGAATAATTGAATTGTCCTGTggagtgtgtaaaaaagacaaaattcaatgctaaaagTAAGGCTTTTGAcatgataaattttctcttttttacatagatcaccaAAAATATTGGTTCCAGACGAAACTtaacgaacacacatatattgtggagatgtacatgtagaattatttgtcaaaattttcgacatttcgaatatcttttttgatagagggagcatacgcacccgagaTCTGAATTGAATTTCCTTCTAATATCTCGTGTGCTGCTATTATTATATAATTTTGTTATTAAACTTTAAAAATATTTGACTTCTAGGAAAGAAAACCATACAATTATTCATGAACCGAGGGAGCAGTAACCAGCTTTTAATACAACCGATCATAGTAAACAAAACTACAAAAGCCTTGGCTAGCCCAACTACTTGCACGTATAAGCCTAAAATCATCAAATGTACTCcgtatgtatttttttttgtaaaaacgcTTAAAAAATGGTGGTAGGTATAGACGTTGATTTATTTTCCTTGCTATTTAGGTTCTCTTTTTTGTTTGTGGA contains:
- the LOC124695902 gene encoding TATA-binding protein-associated factor 2N-like, whose product is MDRYQRVEKPRPEAAAISENEIRITTQGLIRNYVTYATSLLQEKRVKEIVLKAMGQAISKTVAITEIIKKRIPGLHQDTTISSISITDVWEPIEEGLVPLEMTRHVSMISISLSPKELDTNSPGYQAPSHAEPHKPRYQQVQQYQQQQHQPRQNQVQTDSYGRGRGRGRGRGRGWGGRGAYGGGYGGYDNNQGGYGGYGNQGGYGHNQGGYGNQGGYGHNQGGYGNQGGYGHNQGGYGGGYGYDQGGYGGYDNGGWNYNQNRGRGGGGGGGRGRGNWGYGGPGYERGGRAGGGPGGPGGRGYVRGRGRMGPGRGRGDPNY
- the LOC124701529 gene encoding glycerol-3-phosphate acyltransferase RAM2-like, which codes for MVVASEEPFPAVHKCNASHRSDHTVVSGLNGTLLRSRSAFPYYALVAFDTGGVPRLALLLLLAPLAAALYYAVSEAAGVQVLVFAATAGARVADIESAARAVLPRFYAADVHPEAWRVFAACGRRWVVTATPRVMAEPFLRDHLGADAIVGTELATWHGRATGLVDVRRGVLVGERKVEALREMIGDGNVPNVGLGDRRSDYAFMRLCKEAYLVPGTPVDAVGADKLPKPVVFHDGRLVQRPTPLAALIAVAWFPVGFLLSLVRVAAGSLVPMPWQYHVYRVLGVRITVRGAPPPRPVLASGRTGALYACSHRTLVDPVFLSVALRRPVSVVTYSLSRLSEILSPIRTVRLTRDRATDAAAIKRLLAGGDVAVCPEGTTCREPFLLRFSALFAELTDDIVPVATECRTSMFHGNTARGWKAMDPFFFFMNPSPQYTVTFLDKLPAEHTCGGGGKSSHEVANHVQRLIASALSYECTGFTRKDKYRALAGNDGVVAAAPNKGT